Part of the Sandaracinaceae bacterium genome is shown below.
CGAGGGCGGACACGAGGCGGGGGGTCCCGAAACGGGTGGCCTCACCCGGGCGAGCCCGCACGTATCCCTCGCCGCGGTCGGGCAGCGAGCGCCCCTCGTGGAGCACGCCGTCGTTCGTCACGCCTAGCGAGAGCGGCTCGTTCGGGGCCGGAACCAAGCCCAGACAACCCGTGATCAGCACGAAGGCGACGGGCACGGCGCGGCGACGGAGCATGCCCTCGGGATAACACGCGGCTTGACGGCGGGCGTGGGCCACGTAGAAACCCGGGTCCGATGGAAGACGAGCTCGAGCCGATGGGCCAGCTGGCCGCGCACCTCGACCGGGGCTGGGACCTCGTTGCGAAGGGCGACCTGCGCCGGGCGACGATGAGCGCCGAGAAGTCCCTCGAGCTCGACGAGACCTCCCCCGAGGCCCACAACCTGCTGGGCTACATCGCCCAGGCCGAGGGGCAGGACGAGGACGCGCTCGAGCACTACCGCCACGCCCTGGAGCTCGACGAGGGCTACGTGGACGCGATGCTGAACGCGGCCGACGTGCTCGTCCGGCTGAAGGACCACGACGGCGCGCTCTCGATGGTCCACGAGGCGCTCGACTGGCTCCAGGAAGACGAGATCGACGAGCGCACCGACGCGATGCTGGTCGAGCTGGACATCCACCTCTTCCGGGGCGAAGCCGAGGCCGCGGCGAGCGTGGCGCGTGATCTGCCGACCGGGCCGTTCGAGAACCCCGGCCTCGTGCTCCACGTCGGGCGCGCGAAGCTCGACACGGGCGACCTCGACGGCGCGGAGCCGCTCGTGCTCGAGGCGATCGCGCAGCAGCCGCCCTCGTCGGACGCGTTCTACTATCACGGGCTGATCCGCGAGCAGCGGGACGATCCGCGCGGCACGCTGCTGGCCT
Proteins encoded:
- a CDS encoding tetratricopeptide repeat protein — encoded protein: MEDELEPMGQLAAHLDRGWDLVAKGDLRRATMSAEKSLELDETSPEAHNLLGYIAQAEGQDEDALEHYRHALELDEGYVDAMLNAADVLVRLKDHDGALSMVHEALDWLQEDEIDERTDAMLVELDIHLFRGEAEAAASVARDLPTGPFENPGLVLHVGRAKLDTGDLDGAEPLVLEAIAQQPPSSDAFYYHGLIREQRDDPRGTLLAFLQARELDARTPPMPWSLPREQLEQRVQAVFAGLPADLTKVLEGALVVVTDLPGAEIVADGVDPRLPVLLDVPAEEAEAPTRVVRVFLYQRNIERVAAGVLEIDEEIRRALEAELRATFPHLAAEDAPPPPEEG